In the Chloroflexota bacterium genome, AACGTACAGCTGAGAGACCTGCTGCGCCACTTTCTGGCTGATAAAGCCTATAAGTATAAATCTCTCCCAGTCCATGCTTTCCTCGGCCAGCGCCCTGTCTTCAATCACTTCAATCAGGGCGCCACCCCGGCTCTTCTCCTCGGCGATTCGGCTGCTATCAGCGTTTAGGTTTTGTATGGCTTCAAGCCCCTCTTTGCCCGCCTGAAAGACCGATTCGTGATAGACGTGTCCCACCTCACCGAGTTTGGCCTCAAGGTTCGCCACGTGCTCGCCGACCTGCTGCCAGTAGCGTTTATACTTATCCGCGTAATCCTTGGGCGCGTTCTTCCCCGAGAACATCAGCGAAACGAGATAGAGCTTCCTCTTGCTGACGAACTCTTCTGCTTCCGGCTTCTCAATCTTCCCCAGTTGCTCTGACATGGTGCACCGTCCTTTCTCCCGCTATCCCATTCTACCTTCTGCTTTCGCCCTGAACAAGAGCCTCCGGCTGTGATATACTTATACACTCGGGAGAGGTAATAATCAATCATGGCCAAGGACTACTATCACATTCTGGGAGTGCCCAAAAATGCCCGCCAGCTCACCGGCGGACAGCCGGGAGATATTATCATAGTGGTTAAGGTGAAGTAAGAGGTCGCAACTATCTGAAAAATTACTTGACTGCCTGCATTAACCCTTGCAACCCTTCCTCTCTTCCACTATAATGCTGTGTGAATTGTCTGAAAACACCAGTATTAAATGTAATCGTGAGGAGGGATGACTATGCCCAAGTTCAGTGCCAATCTGTCCATGCTTTTTACCGAAGCTGGTTTTGCGGACCGCTTTGAGCGGGCGGCCAAAGCTGGCTTCAAGGCTGTGGAATGCCAGTTCCCGTACGAGCTGCCCAGGGAAGATATCGCCGCCAAACTGGATAAATATGGCCAGGAAATGGTCCTGTTCAACATACCGGCCGGCGACTGGGCGGCCGGGGAGCGGGGCATTGCCTGCCTGCCGGGACGGGAGAGTGAGTTCCAGGAAGGAGTGGGTAAAGCCATTGAATACGGTAAAGCGCTCAAATGCCCCCGCATCAACTGCCTGGTCGGCCTTACCCCCAAAGATGCTCCGGCGGATAAAGTACGCCAGACCCTGGTCAGTAACCTGAAATTCGCCGCTGATGCACTTCAGAAAGCGGGCATTTCCCTGCTGGTCGAGGCGCTCAACGACAAAGATGTCCCCGAATTTTACCTGGTGTACAGCAATGACGTCTTCCAGCTATTCGATGAGGTCGGGCACCCGAACCTTTCCTATCAGTACGACATCTACCATATGCAGGTTATGGAGGGTAACCTGGCCAAAACCATTCAGCAGAACGTGGGCCGTATCGGCCACATTCAGCTCGCCGACAACCCGGGTCGGCATGAACCGGGCACCGGCGAAATCAATTTCACCAATTTATTCAAGTTCATCGACGAGTCAGGATATACCGGCTGGATCGGCTTGGAATACAAGCCGGCCGGTGTTACAGAAGATGGCCTGGGATGGGTCAAACCCTATTTTAAATAAAGGAGGAAAAACATAATGGCAAATCTTGGATTCATTGGCGTGGGCATAATGGGCAAGCCGATGGCCGGGCACCTTATGGAGGCCGGCAACACGATGCACATCTACGATGTGGTCGACGCACCGGTCAAAGAACTGGCGGCGAAAGGAGCCATCGCCTGCGGCAACTGCAAAGAGGTGGCCGAGAAATCGGACATTGTCTTCATCATGGTGCCGGATACGCCGGATGTTGAAGCCGCCATCTTCGGCGCCAACGGCGTCATCGAAGGCGTTAAGTCGGGCTCAATTGTGGTGGATATGAGTTCCATCTCCCCCATTGCCACCAAGGAGTTCGCCAAGAAACTGGCGGAAAAAAGCGTGGAAATGCTGGATGCGCCGGTTTCCGGCGGGCAGGTAGGCGCGGAGAACGCCACCCTGTCCATCATGGTCGGCGGTAAGCCGGCGGTATTCGAAAAGATCAAGCCCTACTTCGAGCTCATGGGTAAGAACATCGTCCACATCGGTGGCAACGGTGATGGACAGACCTGCAAGGTAGCCAACCAGATAGTGGTTGGCGAGACCATTATGGCTATCAGTGAAGCCCTCCTCTTCGCTTCCAAAGCTGGCGCCGACCCGGCCAAAGTAAGGGAGGCGCTGCTTGGTGGCTTCGCGCAGAGCCGCATCATGGACCTGCATGGAAAGCGCATAATTGAGCGCACCTTCCAGCCGGGCTTTCGCATCCGCCACCAGCAAAAAGACCTGAACAACGCTCTTCAGGGAGCCCGCAGCCTGGGAATGAGCCTGCCGGGTTGCGCCGTAGCGCAGGAACTTTTTAATGCCCTGGCAGCTCAGGGTGATAGTGACCTCGACCATTCCGCCCTGGTACTGGCACTGGAGAAGCTGGCCAATCACAAGGTCGCTGGCTAACCGGCAATCTGACTTTAATTAAATACGACAAGCTGGAGAGAGGCAATGCCTCTCTCCAGTTTTTTTGCCAGCACCCCATCCACCCACTCAGCTTGAAATGTAAGTTTTAGGAAATGTTTAGTATTTTTCCCTGCATTTTTATATTTTATTTACCCTCGCAGCTTTATACTGAAGTTTGGCATAAAATGAACTCACGTACAGAGTGCTGCCTATTACCTATGACTAAAGAGCTATTGTCAATTGCCGTGTGGCTAGATAAGATAGCTTCAGTGGCCGAGCTTAATATGGACGGAGGGGAGATGTAGCCTATAATGCCTGATGTAAATGTTGAAGAAACCCAAATTGAGCCGCCAAAGACCAGGCTGCGAAAGCACTTGATTCAGACCGAAGCACTCCGCCTTATCCCCGAAGCTCTGGCGAGAAAACACGCCGCTATTCCTCTGGAGATTAGCGGCAATGTACTGCATGTGGCAATGGCTAATTCATCTGATATCATCGCCTTGGAGGCACTAGCGGCCCGGAGCCAGATGCACATCGTGCCGGTAAGAGCCAGTGCTGCAGAAATTCAAGAAGCCATAGATTTCAACTACCAGTCCTATGAGGAGATTGAAAAGCAGATTTCCAGCCTCTCACTGGAGACGGAAAAAGCCGAGCCGCAGGTTAAGCTGGATACGGTAACCGATGCACCGGTAGCTAGAGCACTCACTCTAATTATCGATGAAGCGGTTAAAGCCCGCGCCTCCGACATACACCTTCAACCACAGGAAGATAAGCTGCTGGCACGCTACCGTATCGATGGCACGCTTCATAACATGCTTTCTTTGCCTCTGTCAACGGCCACGCCGCTCATTTCCCGAATCAAGATTCTGGCCAACATGAATATCGCCGACCATCATCGCCCGCAAGACGGCCAGTTTTCGGTACGTACCAGAGGCGGGCAGTCAATTGATATCCGTGTCGGTACGGTGGCCACGGTCTATGGAGAAATGGCGGCACTGCGACTTCTCGACAAATCAAGAGCCATTATGACCCTAACTGACCTGGGTTTTCTACCACAGAGCTTGTCCAAGTATGAAGAGATGCTCAAGATCCCGTACGGTATGCTTCTGGTCAGCGGGCCTACCGGCGCCGGTAAAACCACTTCCCTTTACGCTTCGGTAAACTGTTTAGATTGCGTGGGGAGGAATATTATTACCATTGAGGACCCCGTGGAATACCGGTTCAAGCACATCAATCAGATCCAGGTGAATCCACGTGCTGGCCTTACCTTTGCCAGCGGACTCAGGTCAATACTGCGACTTGACCCGGACGTTATATTGGTGGGGGAGATTCGCGATGCGGAAACAGCCCGTATTGCCATCCAGTCAGCGCTCACCGGTCACCTTGTGCTTTCATCAATCCATGCCAACGATGCCATAGGCGTGGTTTTCCGCCTTATTGACCTTGGTATTGAGCCTTTCCTGGTCGCCTCCGCGCTCATTGGAGTAGTCGCCCAAAG is a window encoding:
- the hyi gene encoding hydroxypyruvate isomerase, whose translation is MPKFSANLSMLFTEAGFADRFERAAKAGFKAVECQFPYELPREDIAAKLDKYGQEMVLFNIPAGDWAAGERGIACLPGRESEFQEGVGKAIEYGKALKCPRINCLVGLTPKDAPADKVRQTLVSNLKFAADALQKAGISLLVEALNDKDVPEFYLVYSNDVFQLFDEVGHPNLSYQYDIYHMQVMEGNLAKTIQQNVGRIGHIQLADNPGRHEPGTGEINFTNLFKFIDESGYTGWIGLEYKPAGVTEDGLGWVKPYFK
- a CDS encoding 2-hydroxy-3-oxopropionate reductase, whose amino-acid sequence is MANLGFIGVGIMGKPMAGHLMEAGNTMHIYDVVDAPVKELAAKGAIACGNCKEVAEKSDIVFIMVPDTPDVEAAIFGANGVIEGVKSGSIVVDMSSISPIATKEFAKKLAEKSVEMLDAPVSGGQVGAENATLSIMVGGKPAVFEKIKPYFELMGKNIVHIGGNGDGQTCKVANQIVVGETIMAISEALLFASKAGADPAKVREALLGGFAQSRIMDLHGKRIIERTFQPGFRIRHQQKDLNNALQGARSLGMSLPGCAVAQELFNALAAQGDSDLDHSALVLALEKLANHKVAG
- a CDS encoding GspE/PulE family protein, with product MPDVNVEETQIEPPKTRLRKHLIQTEALRLIPEALARKHAAIPLEISGNVLHVAMANSSDIIALEALAARSQMHIVPVRASAAEIQEAIDFNYQSYEEIEKQISSLSLETEKAEPQVKLDTVTDAPVARALTLIIDEAVKARASDIHLQPQEDKLLARYRIDGTLHNMLSLPLSTATPLISRIKILANMNIADHHRPQDGQFSVRTRGGQSIDIRVGTVATVYGEMAALRLLDKSRAIMTLTDLGFLPQSLSKYEEMLKIPYGMLLVSGPTGAGKTTSLYASVNCLDCVGRNIITIEDPVEYRFKHINQIQVNPRAGLTFASGLRSILRLDPDVILVGEIRDAETARIAIQSALTGHLVLSSIHANDAIGVVFRLIDLGIEPFLVASALIGVVAQRMVRRICPDCAQLTTVQLVEQMSYEKEMRENRQEFLSGKGCKSCSNTGYHGRSGLFEILQISDEIRMMLLNGTTAAELRNQAFKDGMVPLVKDGMLKVKENLTTPAEVLRNAYSVA